Genomic segment of Natronoarchaeum philippinense:
CGCGATGGACGAGCGCATCGAGAACCTGCGCGACGAGCTGAACATCGACATCGAGGCCGAGGCATAATGGTCGTCCTCGCAACGAAGCTGTACGTCTCCGGCGACGCCGAAGATCGGGCGCTCGACTCGCTGCGCTCGCTGATCAACAACGACATCGGCGAGTTGGACGTGGAGTTCGAACTCGGCGTCCGGCACGACGACTTCCCCTCGGTCACGATCGAAGGCGAGGACGCCGTCGTCGCCCGCAACGTACTCACCGAGGAGTGGGGAGCGATCACCGACGACTTCCAAGCAGGCGAGACGTACGTCGGTACGCTCGAATCGTGGGATGACGACGGGTTCGTGCTCGACGCCGGCGGCGCCGTTCGTATCTCGACGGCCGACCTCGGACTCGGGCAAGGCCGCCCCGAGCAGATCCGCCAGCGATTCGGCATCGTCCAGCACACGCCTCTAGAGTTCGTCTATGGCGACGCCGAAGCCGACGCCCGACTCTCCGAGGCCCAGCAGGACCAGCTGTACGAGTGGACCCGCGGCACGGGCCGTGTGAACGTCAACAGCGCAACCCGCGCCGAGGTCCGGGCGACGATCAACCGCGCCGGCCACGCCCAAGACATCGTCACCGTCGAACGGCTGGGCCTGCTCGAACAGAGCGTCATCTGCGGCGAGGACACCGACCCGCCGGGGCTGGTCGCAAGCGTCGGGCAGTACCTGCCCTCGGAGCTTCGCGCCGTCGTTCCATGAATCGCCGGCTGCTCGTCGCCACGGTCGCGGTCGCCGTACTCGCGCTCACAGCGGGCTGTGTCGGCGGCGGTGGCGGCGTCGACGAGGAGCAACTGAACGAGAACGCCACGTACAACTGGAGCGTCCAGCAGGACGTGTTCATCAACGTCGACAGCGCCGGATCGCTCATCGGCGAGGCCGAGTTCGAGGCAGTCTACGACGTCTCCGACCGGGACCAACTCGAACTGTATCGGAGCGGCATCACCAGCGACCGACCACTCGAGATCAGTGCGGTCGTGTTCCGCTCGGACAACGGAACCTACTACAACGGCACCGAACTCGACGTCGAGCAGACCAGCGAGGCCACGGTTATCGACCTGCCCAACGAGGACGGAAAGCTGGCCTTTACCTCTCGGACGAACTCGAAGGAACTCCGCCTGCCGGCGTACGTCGAAGGCTCCTACCGCGTTGCGCTTCCGGCGAACCACAGCACCGAAGACTTCCTGCTCGGCCACGTTAGCCCGGGCAACTACCGGACGGAGATGGTCGGCGACCGGATGCACGTCGTCTGGAGTGACGTCTCCAACCCCGTGCATCTCAAGTACTACCTCGACCGCGACCAGTACTTCTTCTACACGCTGGTCGTCAGCCTCGGCATCGTCGCGCTCGGCGGGTACTTCTACTTCAACCGCCAGATCCGCCAACTCAAGGAGCGCCGACAGGAGCACGGACTCGAACTCGACCCGGACGACGACGACGGCAAGCGGCCGCCGCCGGGGATGGGATAGGTAGCGCGAACCGGCCGTCCCCGCCCGCTCCCGCGAACTTTTATCGCCCGGCGCGCAACGGGCCAGTATGCACGTCGCGGTCATCAACGTCGGCGACGAGATTCTGGCCGGCGACACGACGAACACGAACGCCACGTGGCTGTGCGACCGCCTCGACGAGCGCGGCGTCGACGTCGAGCGAGTGGCGGTCGTTCCCGATCGGATCGCCGATATCGCCCGGCTGGTCAACGAGTATCGCGCCGAGTACGACGCGGTGATCGTCACCGGCGGGCTGGGGCCGACCCACGACGACGTGACGATGGACGGCGTCGCCGCGGCGTTCGGGCGCGAGGTCGAGCGCAACCCCGATGCCGTCGAGTGGCTCGTCGAGCACGGCGGCTACGAGCGCGACGATCTAGTCGAGGGGACGAGTCACCTGCCGGCCGGTGCTCGCGTGCTCCACAACGACGTGGGCGTCGCGCCCGGCTGCGTCGTCGACGACGAGGTGTACGTCCTGCCCGGCGTTCCCCCGGAGATGAAGGGGATGTTCGAGCAGGTGGCCGAGGAGTTCGCCGGCGAGCGGACCCACACCGTCGTCGTCACTGTCGACGAGCCGGAGAGCGCACTGCTGGACCGACTTGGTGATCTCCGCGAGCGCTTCGACGTGGGCGTCGGTAGCTACCCCGGCGAGTACGTCCGCGTGAAGCTCAAAGACGCCGACTCGGAGGCCGTCGAGGCCGCGGCCGAGTGGCTCAGCGAGCGGGTCGACGTGGTCGAGACAGAGGAGCGCTAGAGGCTGCGCATTCGTCGTTGGCGCGCTATCGGAACAGGTAGAACAGCCACGCCGCGGTGATCAGCAGGCTCGTTCCCAGAACGGCGAGGCTCGTCTCCCACATCGGCAGTTCCGCAGCCAGCGGTGCAAGGGTCATACCCGCGTGTTGCCGTCCCGTTCTCATAAAGTTTGAGAACCCTTCCCGTCGTTCGCACGGCGAGCACCCGCTCGCTGGCCGCGAACCGTTCCCGGCGAGCGGCGGCCTTTTCTCCCCGGTCGTCCAAGCGACACGCATGCGTCGGATCGGCGTCGTCGTGAACCCCGTCGCCGGGATGGGCGGTCGCGTCGGACTCAAGGGAACTGACGGGAAGGTCGAACAGGCCGTCGAACGGGGCGCGACGCCGCGAGCGCCCGATCGCGCGACCGAAGCCATAGAGTCGCTGGCGCGCCACGCCGAGGCCGATATCGAGGTGCTCGCAGCCGGCGGGGCGATGGGCGCGGATGCGATCCGGGCTACGGGGGTGGAGCCGACGATCGTCTACGAACCAGCCGCGGACGCCGCCGAGCCGGGCACGGTCGAACCGGGCGCGACGACGGCCGAGGACACGCGGGCGGCCGTGAGAGCCTTCGTCGAGCACGGCGTCGACCTCGTCGTGTTCGTCGGCGGCGACGGCACCGCGGTCGACGTTGCCACGGCGCTCGACGAACTGGGCGTCGAGACGCCGATGCTCGGCGTCCCCGCGGGCGTCAAGGTGTACTCGTCGGTGTTCGGCGTGACGCCGCGGGACGCCGGCCGCATCGCGGCGACGTTCGAGCGCGTCGAAGACCGAGAGATCAACGACATCGACGAGGACGCCTACCGCGGCGGCGAGGTCGAAACCGAACTCCGAGCCGTCCGACCCGTGCCGGTCGCCGAGGATCTTCAGTCGAGCAAGCAGATCGGCGGCGGCAGCGTCGAGACGCTCGCGGAAGGGTTCATTCGGGACATCGAGCCGGGGACGACCTACGTGCTCGGCCCCGGAAGCACCGTCGGGGAGATCAAGTCCCGTCTCGGTTTCGAGGGCTCGCCGCTGGGCGTCGATGTCTGGCGAGCCGCCCCCGACGGCGTCGAGGCGACAAGCTACCACGAGCCGGCGTCGCCGGCCGGCGAGGTGCTCGTTCGAGACGCCACCGAGGCAGACATCCTCGACGTTCTGGACGACCCCGCCGTCATCGTCGTCTCGCCAATCGGCGGGCAGGGGTTCGTGTTCGGCCGTGGGAACGATCAGATCTCGCCGGCCGTGATCGAACGCTGCGATCTCGAAGTCGTCGCCTCGCGCCGGAAACTCGACGACCTGTCGGTGCTCCGGGTCGATACCGACGACGATGACCTCGACGAGTCGCTCCGGGGCTGGCTGCAGGTTCGGATCGGTCGCTTCGAGCGCCGGATGATGCAGGTCGTCTAAGAATAACCTTATATATCGCACTACTGTCCAGCCAGCATATTATTACTCTATCCGAGATAATGCAGATATAGACAAGATTAAGGTCTGCTCCGGCGTACTGGCGACCATGGAAACGCGAAAGGTCCAGCGGCTGGGACCGTCCACGCTTGCGATGACGCTGCCCGCCGAATGGGCGAGCGAACAGGGCGTCGAAAAAGGCGACGAGGTGTCGCTCCGGATGGGCGGCAAAGGCACGCTGACGGTGATGCCCGAGTCGGCCAGCACCGAGGAGTCGGAAGCCATTATCCGCGCCGACAATCTCGACGCCAACGCCGTCGAGCGCGCGATCGTCGCCCAGTACGTGCTCGGCCGCCGCGTCATCCGCATCGACCAGACCGAGGGCGCGCTCTCCTCGGATCACATCAACGCCGTCTACAAGGCCGAAACCCAACTGATGGGCCTCGGCGTCATCGAGGAGACGCCCGAGAGCATCGCCATCCGCTGTTCGGTCGACCCCGAGGACTTCACGCTCGACAATCTCATCGAGCGCCTCGAATCGACCGGCTCGACGATGCGCGGCGAGGCGATCAAGGCGCTGGCCCACGGCAACCCGGATCTCGCCCAGCGCGCGCTCAACCGCGAGCGCCAGGCGAACAAGATCTTCGTCCTCATGCTGCGGCTGATCTTCACGGCCTACCAGAACCCCAACCTCGCCCGCGCCGTCGGGCTGGAATCAGGCTTCCCGCTGATCGGCTACCGCTCGATCGCCAAGAACCTCGAACTCACCGCGGACAACGCCGAGGACATCGCCGAGATCGTGCTCGACGCCGAAAATCACTCGCTAAACGTCGATCAGGGGACGATGCGTCGCATCCGCGAGTTCACTGACGACGTGGACGAGTTGACCCAACTCGCCGTCGAAGCCGCCGTCGAGCGCGACTACGACAAGACCATCGAGGTCCGCCAGGGGTTCCACGAGATCGGCGACCTCGAACAGGAGATCCTCGGCGACCTGCCCGAGATGGACAACGAGGACCTGCTGCAGGTCCGCGAGGTTCTCGTCAGCCTCAAACAGACCGCCGAGTACGCCGTCCGAAACGCCGAAATCGCCGCGAATCTCGCGCTCAACGAGGAGTCCGAGCACACGACCATTAACTGACCACCTTTTTCCGCCTCGGGTGCGCTCGCTCACTCCGTTCACTCGCGCACCACTCGGCGCAAAAACGTGGGCGAAAAAAGCCGCTCGCTCACTCGCTACGCTCGTTCGCTCGCGGTTGCTACACTGGATACTACAACACTGCGACAACCCCGCTACGCAGCAGTACGCAACCGTACCGGATGCCGCGGCGCGACGCCGTC
This window contains:
- a CDS encoding DUF2110 family protein, which codes for MVVLATKLYVSGDAEDRALDSLRSLINNDIGELDVEFELGVRHDDFPSVTIEGEDAVVARNVLTEEWGAITDDFQAGETYVGTLESWDDDGFVLDAGGAVRISTADLGLGQGRPEQIRQRFGIVQHTPLEFVYGDAEADARLSEAQQDQLYEWTRGTGRVNVNSATRAEVRATINRAGHAQDIVTVERLGLLEQSVICGEDTDPPGLVASVGQYLPSELRAVVP
- a CDS encoding DUF5803 family protein; protein product: MNRRLLVATVAVAVLALTAGCVGGGGGVDEEQLNENATYNWSVQQDVFINVDSAGSLIGEAEFEAVYDVSDRDQLELYRSGITSDRPLEISAVVFRSDNGTYYNGTELDVEQTSEATVIDLPNEDGKLAFTSRTNSKELRLPAYVEGSYRVALPANHSTEDFLLGHVSPGNYRTEMVGDRMHVVWSDVSNPVHLKYYLDRDQYFFYTLVVSLGIVALGGYFYFNRQIRQLKERRQEHGLELDPDDDDGKRPPPGMG
- a CDS encoding competence/damage-inducible protein A: MHVAVINVGDEILAGDTTNTNATWLCDRLDERGVDVERVAVVPDRIADIARLVNEYRAEYDAVIVTGGLGPTHDDVTMDGVAAAFGREVERNPDAVEWLVEHGGYERDDLVEGTSHLPAGARVLHNDVGVAPGCVVDDEVYVLPGVPPEMKGMFEQVAEEFAGERTHTVVVTVDEPESALLDRLGDLRERFDVGVGSYPGEYVRVKLKDADSEAVEAAAEWLSERVDVVETEER
- a CDS encoding ATP-NAD kinase family protein, whose protein sequence is MRRIGVVVNPVAGMGGRVGLKGTDGKVEQAVERGATPRAPDRATEAIESLARHAEADIEVLAAGGAMGADAIRATGVEPTIVYEPAADAAEPGTVEPGATTAEDTRAAVRAFVEHGVDLVVFVGGDGTAVDVATALDELGVETPMLGVPAGVKVYSSVFGVTPRDAGRIAATFERVEDREINDIDEDAYRGGEVETELRAVRPVPVAEDLQSSKQIGGGSVETLAEGFIRDIEPGTTYVLGPGSTVGEIKSRLGFEGSPLGVDVWRAAPDGVEATSYHEPASPAGEVLVRDATEADILDVLDDPAVIVVSPIGGQGFVFGRGNDQISPAVIERCDLEVVASRRKLDDLSVLRVDTDDDDLDESLRGWLQVRIGRFERRMMQVV
- a CDS encoding phosphate signaling complex PhoU family protein; this encodes METRKVQRLGPSTLAMTLPAEWASEQGVEKGDEVSLRMGGKGTLTVMPESASTEESEAIIRADNLDANAVERAIVAQYVLGRRVIRIDQTEGALSSDHINAVYKAETQLMGLGVIEETPESIAIRCSVDPEDFTLDNLIERLESTGSTMRGEAIKALAHGNPDLAQRALNRERQANKIFVLMLRLIFTAYQNPNLARAVGLESGFPLIGYRSIAKNLELTADNAEDIAEIVLDAENHSLNVDQGTMRRIREFTDDVDELTQLAVEAAVERDYDKTIEVRQGFHEIGDLEQEILGDLPEMDNEDLLQVREVLVSLKQTAEYAVRNAEIAANLALNEESEHTTIN